In Papaver somniferum cultivar HN1 unplaced genomic scaffold, ASM357369v1 unplaced-scaffold_117, whole genome shotgun sequence, the DNA window tcattttgtagaatgaacctaGTTCATTTTCTAGCTGTTCATTTTGTAAATGAACTCGTACatcaaaaaacttttttttttgtagaatgaactcatatatgaaaaccgaattcattccaaaaatgaactcctaataaaacatatataaatcagagttcatttcaaaaatgaactcctaataaaacctatataaatcatacttcattccagaaatgaactcctaataaaaccatatataaaccagagttcattccattaatgaactcctaataaaaccctatataaaccagagttcattccagaaatgaactctgtctAATAAAACcatatataaaccagagttcattccagaaatgtaCTCCTAATAAAACCCTAtataaaacagagttcattccagaaatctactcctaataaaacctatataaaccagatttCATTCCATATatgaactcctaataaaaccTCTATAAACTagaattcattccagaaatgaactcttcAAAATCATCATTAccaaccagagttcattccagaaatgaactctccAAAATCTTGATCACAAACTAGAAATaaaacatcaaaatcatcatcacaaaccagagttcattctagaaatgaacacctaaaaaaatccacaaaaatcatcatcttcgtcgtcttcaacagcagcaacaccaaACATCGTCGTCTtcaaacatcaacaacaacatcgtattcatcatgtttatcgtcttcatcatcatcttcatcgaatGCAACACCATCAATCAACAATAGAAGATCGTGAaagtcttcttcatcatcatcatcatcatcatcatcttcatcttcatgagcaacaacagcaacatgaGTTCATGTAAAGAAGAATGaacttcttcgtcttcatcatcttcatattcAACACGAGCAggaagaaatcaaaaacaaatcCAGAAAAAAAAACGGATTTAGATTTTCACCTTTGAGTCGCCATTGTTACAGCAACACGAAAATGACTGAGTcaatatttttccaaaaaggaccaaacagacacatgactgagtcaactggactagactctctctaatatattatttttaggactaaatggtatttcctacttaaATTATTATGATTTGTATTAATTAAGATTGTAATTTTATTATGATATGATTTGTCTAGTCTTGTATGATTTGGACGCTCTGCACACATATGTAACTCTTTCGCGAATTTAATCAAGTTAAGACTAGAAGGAAAATCATTAATGATCACAAGAATGATTACTGCTAGTAACATTCAGTTTCGGTATCGGGTAGATGGTAAATTATTCATGACACTATGAAAAAGTATATACTTCACATGGGCGATAATTTTCTTCTACAATACTGATTTATGGATTAATCGCAAATTAATGGGTGTGTCTTGTAAAAGATTAGAGAATAAATGCATTAGAATAGGAATCCAACCTAACTGGGGTTTCAAACTTGATGTGCGTTGCTGGTTCgggggaaaaagaagaagaataacaaTCATGGTCATAATTAATTGATTTTTATAATCGGGAAATAGGAGAAaacaaaatgataaaataaattgaTCTTAAAATTTGTGAGGTGGATGAGAGATATGAAAAGTAGCAATGGGAAATATGAAAAACTTTTTATAATCCTTAAGATACATCCATGATTGTCACGAATCCTTAATTTTCAACTAGGAAAATCTAACTCATTACGGGTTAAGATCTCGCGGTGTGACGCAAGACACATCAGGATGGCCTCGTCCCAACCTTTTATGACCCTAAAGATATATTCATGATTGTCACGAATTCTTAATTTCCAACTAGGAAAGTCTACACTCACTACGAGTTGGGATCCCATGATGTGGCGTAAGACACATTAGGATGGGTCCGCTCAACCCGGTGAATTCGTAGGGGTCGGTTAGGTCGGGCTCATCCGGCTGTGTTTCGCGGTACCCACCACGGGATTCCAGCCAGGGGTGAGTTTAGAGTTTTCGTTTCCACCTCTACCTAAGCTGAATGATTACGGAGGCTTTTGTTTGGACTTCCGACGTAAAACACCCTCCTTCTTTTAAGCACCATCAACCTATATTAACCCAATTAAGTTCAACTTGTTCTTTTGTatatgttttcattttcttcctcaAATTTTAAAGCTCTAAATCTGTTCATGTTACGGAGATGAAGTTGTTACAGAAACCACAGCTAAACGCCAACTTCAATACCATCGTATTACTATTATGCAGCTTTACTTTTGGCATCTCACATATGTCCGTGCATGTTAAGTCCCTTGCTGGCACTGATGATCACAAATCAGACGACAGACTCGCGTTAATTGCTTTTAAGAATGAAATAACTCAAGATCCGCTTGGAATATTGAGTTCCTGGAACGATAAGAATAATTCCCTTCATTTTTGTGAGTGGAGAGGTGTCATATGTAGTCGCCGTCATCCTAGCAGAGTCACTGTGTTAGATCTTGATTCCCAAGGATTGGCAGGTTCCATTTCTCCTCATATTGGAAACCTTAGCTTTCTTAAGGAACTCATCCTCAGCAACAACAGTTTAAGCGGAGAAATCCCAGAAGAAATTGGTCATCTTTCTCGACTGAAGGGCTTGGGTCTTGATAATAATTCCTTGGAAGGTGAAATTCCGCAAAATATCTCCCGTTGCTCCAATCTCATACACCTTAACATTTCTGGCAACAATCTTGGGGGAAGCATTCCAAATGATTTTGGCTACTTGTCGAATCTCATAATACTAAAGTTTTATGATAATAATCTTTCAGGAGAGATTCCAACTTCATTGGGTAACCTTTCATCTCTTACTCTTTTAAGTCTCGGCGAAAACAATTTAGAGGGAAAAATTCCAACCACTCTAAGTCATCTAACAAACTTAGTACTTCTGGGTCTAGGTCTGAATAGATTATCAGGTATTGTCCCTTCTTCACTCTATAATATTTCATCACTTGGAACAATTGAGTTGATGGATAATAAGCTCCATGGAAGTATTCCTTCTGATATTGGACTCACCCTTCCTAATCTCAACTACTTTTCGTTTTCAATTAACAATCTCGCAGGAAACGTTCCAAGCTCATTTTCCAATTTGTCTAGGCTTGAAATTCTACAACTAGGAGAAAATAATTTAGTTGGATCAGTCCCTTATGACCTTTGTAACTCAAAAAGTCTTACGAGATTACAATTAAGAGCAAATAATCTTGGAAGTGGACAAGCTAATGATTTGAATTTCCTCGATTCTCTAATCAATTGTACCAATTTGGGGTTTATTGGTTTAGATAGCAACAATTTTGGGGGTGTTCTACCTAGCTCAATGGCCAATCTCACAACAAAGCTTGATACAATAGATTTCAGAGACAACCAAATACATGGAAATGTTCCTGCAGGTATTCAGAATCTCGTAGGTTTAACTGCACTAATTTTGCAAGACAACATGTTCACAGGTAGTATTCCTCCAGGCATCGGAAACCTTCAAAATTTAAGGAACTTAGATATACGAAAAAACAAATTCTCTGGTTCAATCCCTTCATCCTTGGGTAACTTAACACGACTCATCAACCTCTTTTTGCTTTTCAACAACTTAACAGGTCGTATCCCATCAAGTCTTGGGAACTGCACATCACTGCAGAACTTGTCTCTACAAAACAACAGATTAAGTGGTAGTATACCGAAACAGGTTTTTCAACTCCCCTCATTAGCAAATTATTTCAGCCTATCTAATAACTTACTTACTGGTTCATTACCAGCAGAAGTAGGTAACTTGAATAACATAGGGATATTTGACCTGTCTGAAAACAGATTATCAGGTGAAATCCCAAGTACCATAGGCCAGTGTGTAAGCTTAATTTATCTAGATCTGCGGGGAAACCTTTTTCAAGGAAACATACCTCCAGCTATCACTTCGTTAAAGGGTCTCGAAAGATTAAGTCTTGCTCGGAATAACTTGTCTGGTATAATTCCGAAAGGCCTTGAGAGTTTTACTACACTTAACCTATTGGATTTATCATATAATAATCTAGAAGGGGAAGTACCAAAAGTTGGTGTATTTCAGAACATAAGTGCACTTTCGGTTCAAGGAAACAGTAAGCTTTGTGGTGGTATACCTGATTTGAAGTTGCAGAATTGCTCCATGCCATTAAACCCAGATAACAAGCGAAAACAGAGGAAATCCATTCCTTTGAAAGTTATTATCATCATTATAGTGCTTTTCACTCTGCCCGTGTTTATTCTCACTCTATATTGGAGAAGGAAGTCAAGAATAAGACAGCCTTCGACAACTTCAGATGTAGGCAACCGCTACATCGGAGTTTCTTACAATGAGCTAGTTAAAGCTACCGATGGATTTAATGATTCCACCAACTTGCTTGGTGTCGGAAGTTTTGGTTCTGTGTACAGGGGAATTCTTCAACAAAATGAATTTAAACCTGTTGCAGTTAAGGTTCTGCACCTTCAACAAAGAGGTGCAGCCAAGAGTTTCATGGCTGAGTGTGATGCCCTGAGGAAAGTTAGACATAGGAATTTACTCAAGATTGTAACTTGCTGTTCGAGTATTGATTTTCAAGGTAATCCTTTCAAAGCTCTTGTTTTTGAGTTTATGGCTAATGGGAGTCTAGAGAATTGGTTGCACCCGACAATGGGTGTTGCAGACGATGACGATCACCTAAAGATGAGGTATTTAAATCCTGAAAAAAGACTAAGCATTGCAGTTGATGTTGCTTCTGCACTAAATTATCTTCACAATGATTGTGAATCCCCCATTGTTCACTGTGATCTGAAGCCAAGCAATGTCCTTCTTGATGATTATTTAGTTGCCCGTGTGGGTGATTTTGGGTTGTCTAAGTTCCTTTCAAATACTTCAAGCTCTTCTTGGCAGCTGAATGAACAAGATGCAAGTTCAATTGCAATAAAGGGCTCAATTGGATATATTTCTCCCGGTCAGAAAGCAAAATTCCTTCATAATGACAGTTATTTTAAATATACAAGTAGTTCAATAAATCGATGGGacattttgactttgggtcccaTAAAATGGTATACCTTTGTATTTGGAGCCTAACTTTGTCcagctttgagtttgggtcccGGTCAAAGATTGACTATTCTTGACCATCCAACAATCAGTTAAATATGAgatattttaacaaaaataaaacgtTTTCGTTAGTCATTTCACTGTCTTAGATAACTTGGTAGAGttagtaaataaataaaaagtaatattttCGTTAAAATAACCCATATTTAATTGATTGTTGGATGGTCAAGAATAGTCAACCTTTGACCGGGACCCAAACTCAAAGTTGGACAAAGTTAGGCTCCAAATGCAAAGGTATACCATTTTAtgggacccaaagtcaaaatatccctaaaTCGATTACAGCGTACGTGTTCTTGTGTCTAATATTTGCTCTGGTTTACACAGAATACGGAATGGGCGGCGAAGTATCAACCAAAGGTGACGTGTACAGTTATGGGATTCTATTGCTAGAGATGTTTACAGGAAAAAGACCGACTGATGACATGTTCAAGGATGGTCTAAACATTCATAACTTCTGTAAGATGTACGAGTTTCCAGAGCTCGTTGAGGAGATAATCGATTTGCGTTTGCTGTTGGATGTAGAAGGAGGTAACGGAAGAGATACGATAAGACAAATCTTGGCTTCAATAATTCAGATTGGAGTGAAATGTTCTTCAGAAACTCCTTCAGATAGAAGCAGCATGAATGAGGTTACTTTGGATGTAGAAGCGGTTAGGAATCGGTATCTTGATATTGGAATGTAATCAGCGAAAAGAAACCCTTTCACAATTTATGTATTTGCTCTTTGTTTTCCGAATCTTAGTGGATTTTTCTTCCTGAAGAAATGGTTTGTGCTCTCTTTTCCTTATCAAACTTACATATATTATACAAACTGAGATTATTCTCTGTATACCATGAACTTCtgtatataattttaagagataaTTTGTTAATCAACTGATCATGAATTACAACAAAAACAAGTTGGGAAGATATATCCTTCTAATTTCAATTTAAGACTGCAACAAAAGCATCAGCATTATCTCCTCGATCAGATGCCAACTTAATGATGTTCGCGTATGTCTTTCCTAATGAACCAGTCTGCTGCCAGTTACGAAATTTTAGATTGATTGTAAAATGAAAACACTCCTTTTAGGCATTATTGGTGCAAGCAAAAAGAGAATTCCACCATCGGAAAACCCACAAACAATCTCGTCATCCTCAAAGACTTTCTGACACCATGAAACTTCTAGTCTTTTAGACATAATTAGGAATATAAGAAATGCTGGCCACATTGTCTTTGACAATGAATCTTGTTTTCGGCAGGTTTGATAGTGAATACAACCCACTTGTAACATGGCCACTTCCTTCATGGCCACATTGTCTTTGATTGTAGGATAGGACCACACGGAATTTCACAAACTTTATTAAGGTTCTGTTTAGGTGGGGCTTACCCAGAGTAAATGATCACAAAGACTTTAGAGCCTCTCCTCAACCAATTCTCCTTATCTAGAATACTAATAACTACATCAATAGAAACAATTAATGATTGTTTTTCATAAGTGATGGTTTTTATTAGGATGAAAAATGCATCTAAGAGTCAAAATTTACTTATCATAACACtaatgttttattaatttttaCAATAAGTAATATATTATGTCATAATTAAATGTCATATTAAAAATGATAGTAAATGAATTATTCTAttaataattatataaatatatttttgttaacactaatgtttttctttttacttATTTAGTAATTTTAGAAGATTTTATGGGATTATCTTAATattaataattaattaagaattttAAACATTTTTTCTTACTTATTTAGTAATTTTAGGAGATTTTATGGGATTTAGTTGATTTTAGTAAATATTCTTTATTAAATGTGATTGCCGATTAAATATATTTTcgggaaaaaatatatatattcttaAACAACATTCTCGAAATTTTATagcatcaaaataaaaaaataaaaataatgggtCAGAAGCTCGAGTTAACTTATACGGAtaatttatatctctatttaattatttatagaAATAGAAGAAATCTTACATACAAGGCCATCTTAATTTATAACACTATAGTTATATATGTACGACCGATTAATCCTTTCGTAATTTTTCACCGGCATACGATTTTCCCTCGACCCTGATGGCCACCAATAGGGATTTCTCAGTACTAAAAGGTTGTAAGCTAGGGTCTACAGGTTGAAAAACCAAGACCCTAGACCCCAGAGTCATTAATCACCAAGACTTCAGATGCTCCCTTCTTTTAATAAAGTCTCTTTACGTTTGGACGATTATAGGACACGTACTCCTTTTAAGCACCATTAGCTTATGTAACCCGGCAGTTCAAGTTAAAACTTGATTTG includes these proteins:
- the LOC113329404 gene encoding probable LRR receptor-like serine/threonine-protein kinase At3g47570; the encoded protein is MKLLQKPQLNANFNTIVLLLCSFTFGISHMSVHVKSLAGTDDHKSDDRLALIAFKNEITQDPLGILSSWNDKNNSLHFCEWRGVICSRRHPSRVTVLDLDSQGLAGSISPHIGNLSFLKELILSNNSLSGEIPEEIGHLSRLKGLGLDNNSLEGEIPQNISRCSNLIHLNISGNNLGGSIPNDFGYLSNLIILKFYDNNLSGEIPTSLGNLSSLTLLSLGENNLEGKIPTTLSHLTNLVLLGLGLNRLSGIVPSSLYNISSLGTIELMDNKLHGSIPSDIGLTLPNLNYFSFSINNLAGNVPSSFSNLSRLEILQLGENNLVGSVPYDLCNSKSLTRLQLRANNLGSGQANDLNFLDSLINCTNLGFIGLDSNNFGGVLPSSMANLTTKLDTIDFRDNQIHGNVPAGIQNLVGLTALILQDNMFTGSIPPGIGNLQNLRNLDIRKNKFSGSIPSSLGNLTRLINLFLLFNNLTGRIPSSLGNCTSLQNLSLQNNRLSGSIPKQVFQLPSLANYFSLSNNLLTGSLPAEVGNLNNIGIFDLSENRLSGEIPSTIGQCVSLIYLDLRGNLFQGNIPPAITSLKGLERLSLARNNLSGIIPKGLESFTTLNLLDLSYNNLEGEVPKVGVFQNISALSVQGNSKLCGGIPDLKLQNCSMPLNPDNKRKQRKSIPLKVIIIIIVLFTLPVFILTLYWRRKSRIRQPSTTSDVGNRYIGVSYNELVKATDGFNDSTNLLGVGSFGSVYRGILQQNEFKPVAVKVLHLQQRGAAKSFMAECDALRKVRHRNLLKIVTCCSSIDFQGNPFKALVFEFMANGSLENWLHPTMGVADDDDHLKMRYLNPEKRLSIAVDVASALNYLHNDCESPIVHCDLKPSNVLLDDYLVARVGDFGLSKFLSNTSSSSWQLNEQDASSIAIKGSIGYISPEYGMGGEVSTKGDVYSYGILLLEMFTGKRPTDDMFKDGLNIHNFCKMYEFPELVEEIIDLRLLLDVEGGNGRDTIRQILASIIQIGVKCSSETPSDRSSMNEVTLDVEAVRNRYLDIGM